A genomic segment from Saprospiraceae bacterium encodes:
- the ftsZ gene encoding cell division protein FtsZ, translating to MMFDLPKDESPIIKVIGVGGGGSNAVTHMYRQGIVGVDFAVCNTDSQAMDLSPVPTRMQLGPNLTEGRGAGNKPNIGKLACEESIEEIRKYLDNNCKMLFITAGMGGGTGTGAGPIIAKAAREMDILTVGIVTLPFTFEGRKRTVHGAEGLEEMKRNVDTLIVISNDKLRQIHGNLSISDAFSRADNILTTAAKGIAEIITVPGYVNVDFEDVNTVMRDSGVAIMGTASAEGEDRARRAVDEALHSPLLEDNDIKGAQHILLNITSGTKEVTMDEIFEITEFVQEEAGYGTDLIWGNCYDESLGEKISVTVIATGFDNRTNHLKTKQDDRIIVSLDDETTKPITHQPDKKKGLSDIGFEGFNEASSQTIEFDDVRSTIDKYQRNRYSYDEPYQKDQDKEKREEEMRRQKEQEIKRRERLRNTNLKLSNPNTINELEAEPAYLRRGVHLDDVPSSGDETMSKWTISDDDELEFRQNNSYLHDNVD from the coding sequence ATGATGTTTGATTTGCCAAAAGATGAAAGCCCTATCATAAAAGTTATCGGCGTAGGTGGTGGTGGTAGCAATGCCGTTACCCATATGTACCGACAAGGTATTGTAGGTGTAGATTTTGCCGTTTGCAATACGGATTCTCAGGCCATGGACCTGAGCCCGGTGCCTACTCGTATGCAATTGGGGCCAAATTTGACAGAAGGTCGCGGAGCCGGAAATAAACCCAATATTGGAAAACTGGCCTGCGAAGAATCTATCGAAGAAATTCGCAAATACCTGGATAATAACTGCAAAATGTTATTTATTACCGCAGGTATGGGCGGTGGTACCGGAACGGGTGCCGGACCAATTATTGCAAAAGCGGCCAGAGAAATGGATATTCTAACGGTAGGGATCGTAACCTTGCCTTTTACTTTTGAAGGCCGGAAAAGAACGGTGCATGGTGCCGAAGGATTAGAGGAGATGAAAAGAAATGTCGATACCCTGATTGTCATTTCAAATGATAAACTGCGCCAGATTCATGGAAACCTGTCCATTTCTGATGCCTTCTCCAGGGCAGATAATATTTTGACCACTGCGGCCAAAGGCATTGCCGAAATCATTACCGTTCCTGGATACGTCAACGTCGACTTCGAGGATGTCAATACCGTTATGCGGGATAGTGGCGTAGCTATTATGGGGACCGCCTCTGCCGAAGGGGAAGACCGTGCGCGCCGGGCCGTCGACGAGGCTTTGCATTCACCATTGTTGGAAGATAATGATATCAAAGGGGCACAGCATATCTTGCTCAATATTACTTCCGGGACAAAAGAAGTAACCATGGACGAAATTTTCGAAATAACGGAATTCGTTCAGGAAGAAGCAGGGTATGGCACAGACTTGATCTGGGGTAATTGCTATGATGAATCGCTTGGCGAAAAAATCAGCGTGACCGTCATTGCAACTGGTTTTGATAATAGGACCAACCACCTGAAAACCAAACAAGACGACCGCATTATTGTCTCTCTTGATGACGAGACCACTAAGCCGATCACTCATCAACCGGATAAAAAAAAAGGTTTATCTGATATAGGTTTTGAAGGCTTTAATGAGGCATCTTCCCAAACCATTGAGTTCGATGATGTTCGCTCTACCATAGATAAGTACCAGCGCAATCGTTACTCCTATGATGAGCCTTATCAAAAAGACCAGGACAAGGAAAAAAGGGAAGAGGAAATGCGCAGGCAAAAAGAGCAGGAAATTAAACGCCGGGAGCGCCTTCGCAATACCAATTTGAAATTGAGTAATCCGAATACGATCAATGAATTGGAGGCTGAGCCAGCATACCTCAGGCGTGGCGTTCACTTAGATGACGTCCCTAGTTCAGGCGATGAAACGATGTCTAAATGGACCATTTCAGACGATGATGAACTGGAATTTCGACAAAACAACTCTTATTTACACGACAATGTAGATTAA
- the ftsA gene encoding cell division protein FtsA produces the protein METKPFNSNVVVALDIGTTKVCAIAGRRNEHGKLEILGFGKVDSEGVLRGVVSNIEKTVKAIGEATEYARRSAKTDFKVVQVGIAGQHIKSLQHRGILTRDNDHTEISMRDIDRLISDMYKLVLPPGDKILHVIPQEYTVDNEQGITDPIGMSGIRLEANFHIITGQISASNNIHRCVERTGLKVANMTLEPIASAAAVLSEEEKEAGVALVDIGGGTTDITVFQDGIIRHTAVIPFGGNVITKDIKEGCSVMAQQAERLKIKFGSALADEVYDNRIITIPGLKGRDPKEISEKNLARIIQARVEEILDYVVWEIRRSGYERKLIGGLVLTGGGALLNHIDKLAEFHTGISARIGIPVEHLAHGYSEQLSSPIYATGVGLLLKGLDDLDTGKFVIEEKEEEPELTTVEDVNTNKWYDQLFKKTKEWFETEPDTDF, from the coding sequence ATGGAAACAAAACCTTTTAATTCAAACGTCGTAGTCGCATTGGATATCGGTACGACCAAGGTTTGCGCCATCGCTGGTCGAAGGAATGAACACGGTAAGTTAGAAATCTTGGGATTCGGCAAAGTCGATTCCGAGGGAGTGCTGCGTGGAGTGGTTTCAAATATCGAGAAAACAGTGAAGGCAATTGGTGAGGCAACGGAATACGCACGCCGTAGCGCTAAAACAGATTTCAAAGTGGTGCAAGTTGGTATTGCTGGGCAACACATCAAAAGCCTGCAACACCGGGGTATTCTCACCCGAGACAATGACCACACTGAAATCAGTATGCGTGACATTGATCGACTTATCAGTGACATGTATAAATTAGTATTGCCTCCGGGGGATAAAATCCTGCACGTTATTCCACAGGAATATACGGTCGATAACGAACAGGGCATTACCGATCCCATCGGAATGTCAGGCATTCGCCTGGAAGCCAATTTCCACATTATTACCGGTCAGATTTCCGCCTCTAATAACATTCACCGCTGTGTGGAAAGAACGGGACTGAAAGTAGCTAATATGACCCTCGAACCGATTGCCTCTGCGGCAGCTGTGCTGAGTGAGGAGGAAAAAGAGGCTGGGGTTGCTTTAGTCGATATCGGAGGCGGAACCACAGATATCACGGTCTTTCAGGATGGGATCATCCGCCATACTGCTGTCATCCCTTTTGGTGGCAATGTGATCACCAAAGACATTAAAGAAGGTTGCAGTGTGATGGCCCAACAGGCAGAACGCCTAAAAATAAAATTTGGCTCCGCCTTGGCGGATGAGGTCTACGACAACCGCATCATTACCATACCTGGCTTGAAAGGTCGTGATCCCAAAGAGATTTCAGAGAAAAACCTGGCTCGAATTATTCAGGCAAGGGTGGAAGAAATACTGGATTATGTCGTTTGGGAAATCCGACGTTCAGGTTATGAACGAAAGTTGATTGGTGGCTTGGTACTAACCGGTGGTGGTGCCTTGTTGAATCACATCGACAAGTTGGCCGAATTCCATACGGGCATAAGTGCGCGAATCGGTATCCCGGTTGAGCACCTGGCCCATGGTTATAGCGAACAATTGAGTAGCCCAATCTATGCAACAGGCGTTGGTTTATTGCTGAAAGGATTGGACGATCTGGATACAGGCAAATTTGTGATCGAAGAAAAAGAGGAAGAGCCTGAATTAACGACAGTGGAAGATGTCAATACCAACAAATGGTATGATCAGCTATTCAAGAAAACGAAGGAATGGTTTGAAACCGAACCAGATACTGATTTTTAA
- a CDS encoding cell division protein FtsQ/DivIB — protein MANKRISPDYIKSLKKIGWAVLFFVSLGLVFNSVGKKENAAVKKINVNISPLSDGSKLVTEDDIEKTIELRFGVPLTALAVKEVNIERLERVLEEDPFIIDAEAYLDAQNRVTIDIVQREPILRVIDNNGLNYYLDKDGFKMPLSEHYSARVMVATGNLPPHVPSFLTRPQNYLREVFELTEILKADDFFKALIQQIHVSNRGELTLIPVVGRHKIYFGRYRDPEDKLERLKVYYQKILPNEGFRRHSSIDLRYKGQVVGKR, from the coding sequence ATGGCAAACAAACGCATAAGTCCGGATTATATTAAAAGTCTAAAAAAAATAGGCTGGGCGGTCTTATTCTTTGTCTCCTTGGGATTGGTTTTTAATTCAGTTGGTAAAAAGGAAAATGCAGCGGTAAAGAAAATCAATGTCAATATTAGCCCGCTGAGTGATGGCAGTAAGTTGGTAACCGAAGACGACATTGAAAAAACAATTGAGCTTCGTTTTGGCGTCCCACTCACTGCCCTGGCCGTGAAGGAGGTAAATATAGAGCGACTTGAAAGGGTGCTGGAAGAAGACCCCTTTATCATTGATGCCGAAGCTTATTTAGACGCTCAAAACAGGGTGACGATTGATATCGTTCAACGCGAACCCATTTTGAGGGTCATTGACAATAATGGATTGAATTACTACCTGGATAAGGATGGGTTTAAAATGCCGCTGTCTGAACATTACTCGGCTAGGGTAATGGTGGCCACGGGCAATTTACCCCCGCATGTTCCCAGCTTTCTGACCCGCCCCCAGAATTATCTGAGGGAAGTGTTTGAGCTAACGGAAATTTTGAAAGCGGATGATTTTTTTAAAGCCCTGATCCAGCAAATTCACGTGAGCAATAGGGGCGAATTGACCTTGATCCCGGTCGTTGGTAGGCATAAGATCTATTTCGGCCGCTATCGCGATCCTGAGGATAAATTGGAAAGACTCAAGGTGTATTACCAGAAAATACTTCCGAATGAAGGTTTTCGTCGGCACAGTAGTATTGACCTGAGGTATAAGGGGCAAGTGGTAGGGAAGCGATAA
- a CDS encoding DEAD/DEAH box helicase, which produces MNFRELHLNELLLEGLDAMGFEKATPIQEKAIPAIIKGQDIIACAQTGTGKTAAFLLPVLDRLITKPATGIDTLILVPTRELATQIDQQLDGFAYFLDITSLPIYGGRDGASFEQEKKALSMGASIIVATPGRLIAHLNMGYVKMDKLRHLILDEADRMLDMGFINDIQKIIDFLPKNRQTLMFSATMPSKIRQFAKRILNNPVQFTLSVSKPAEGILQVAYEAQDDQKPALIKSLLAKRKGKNERILIFSKTKASVKNVVGILRSAGLEVGEIHSDFEQNERELTLRAFKNGTVNILVATDILSRGIDASDIRLVINYDVPGDAEDYIHRIGRTARANSDGLALTFINKQDRRKFRNIEELMEKEVRKLPLPDDVPPSKESTNRPQNARPGRNGRSANGRSSSGPKSRNPSRNSNPKRSKRPN; this is translated from the coding sequence TTGAATTTTAGAGAATTACATTTGAATGAGCTGTTGCTTGAAGGCTTAGATGCGATGGGCTTTGAAAAAGCAACGCCTATTCAGGAGAAAGCCATCCCCGCAATTATAAAAGGCCAAGATATTATCGCCTGTGCCCAAACAGGTACTGGAAAAACAGCTGCTTTTCTTCTACCGGTGCTTGATCGGCTTATTACAAAACCTGCAACAGGTATTGATACTTTAATCTTGGTTCCCACCAGGGAATTGGCAACCCAAATAGATCAACAACTAGACGGTTTTGCCTATTTTCTTGATATCACCTCCCTCCCTATATATGGTGGAAGAGACGGAGCTTCCTTTGAACAGGAAAAAAAGGCGCTTTCGATGGGCGCCAGCATCATTGTCGCAACCCCTGGCCGCCTGATTGCCCACCTCAACATGGGCTATGTCAAAATGGACAAATTGCGTCACCTCATTTTGGATGAGGCCGACCGCATGCTGGATATGGGATTTATTAATGATATTCAAAAAATCATTGATTTCCTTCCTAAAAATAGGCAAACCTTGATGTTCTCGGCTACTATGCCGAGTAAAATAAGGCAATTTGCCAAGCGGATTTTGAATAATCCCGTGCAGTTTACCTTATCGGTATCCAAACCGGCCGAAGGCATCCTGCAAGTGGCCTACGAGGCGCAGGACGACCAAAAACCGGCCCTGATCAAAAGCCTGCTGGCCAAGCGAAAAGGAAAAAATGAACGGATTTTAATTTTTTCCAAAACCAAAGCTAGCGTTAAAAATGTCGTAGGCATTTTGCGTTCGGCAGGGTTGGAGGTCGGTGAAATCCATTCGGATTTTGAACAAAACGAGCGAGAGTTAACCCTGCGGGCCTTTAAAAATGGGACGGTTAATATCCTCGTGGCTACGGATATTTTATCACGTGGAATTGATGCCAGTGATATTCGCCTGGTCATTAATTACGATGTGCCTGGTGATGCAGAAGATTATATCCACCGTATAGGCCGAACCGCTCGTGCCAATTCTGATGGACTGGCCTTGACCTTCATTAATAAACAAGACCGTCGGAAATTTCGCAATATTGAAGAACTGATGGAAAAAGAGGTCCGAAAACTTCCACTACCCGATGACGTCCCGCCCTCTAAAGAATCAACGAATCGCCCTCAGAACGCTCGCCCCGGTAGAAACGGTCGCTCGGCTAATGGAAGATCCTCGTCTGGTCCGAAAAGCCGAAATCCAAGTAGAAATTCTAACCCAAAGCGGAGCAAAAGACCTAATTAG